A region of the Bacillus sp. NP247 genome:
TTATACATACAGTATTTTTTATGATCGGTTTCTCGGTTATTTTTTATGCGTTAGGTTTATCAGTAAGCTGGATTGGGATCACTTTTTCATCTAATCAAAGGTTGATTCAGCAGATTGGTGGGATATTTATTATTTTGATGGGGCTATTTATGACTGGATTGATTCAGCCTAAGTGGCTTATGGCAGAGAAAAAAGTACAATATAGAAGTAAATCGACAGGATATATTCGCTCAGTTTTGGTCGGCATGACATATGCAGCGGGATGGACACCATGTGTTGGACCGATATTTTCAGCTGTACTCATGCTCGGTGCGACCAATCCTGAAAGTGCGCTTCTGTATATTACAGCGTACACTCTTGGATTTGCAGTTCCGTTTTTCGTGATGGCATTTTTTATCGGAAAGGTAAAATGGATTGTTACATATGCCAACGTCATGATGAAAATTGGCGGTGGAATGATGATACTAACAGGGGTTTTATTATATACAAATCAAATGACGAAAATTACAGCATTCTTTATTCGTATATTTGGTGGATTTACAGGATTTTAGAAATGAGGAGGAAGAAAAGTGAAGAAACTAATTGCTATTATACTGGCCGGGGCATTAATTTGGGCAGGGGTTAATTTTTATAATACAAAGAAAGAAGAAAAAGAAAGAAAAGCGAAACAAGCGGAGTTACAAGAGAAAGAAGTATTACCACAAGTGGGATTTAAAGCACCAAACATAACATTAAAAGGATTAGATGGGAAGCTGTATTCGTTAAATGATGCAAAGGGAAAACCATATATTATTAATTTTTGGGCATCATGGTGTGGCCCATGTGAAATGGAGGCTCCTGATTTAGTTCGTTTGTATGATACATATAAAAAGGATGTTGAAATCTTTGCGGTAAATGCAACAATTGGGGATCCAGTACAAGAAGCAAGCGCATTTGCAGATCGTCACGGATTTAAATTTCCTGTTCTATTAGATATGGATGGAGTAGCTGGAATAGATTATAAAGTATTCTCTTTACCAACGACATTTTTTGTTAATAAAGATGGTATTATAGTAGATCAAGCACGAGGGGTATTACCTCCAGATCAATTAGAAGAGAAGTTTAAGAAAATAATTGAGAATTAAAAGGGGATTTCATAGTGATGGAGTGGATGGTGAGGTTACAACCAGTATCGCTTATAATAGGAAGTCTATTTGGGTTTATTTTGATGAAACTCAAAATGAAGTATCAAAATGTACCATATGAAAAAATGATGGATGCAGTAACGAATGGTTTTCTTATCGTTGTATTTGTATGGAAATTTGCACCGGCAATTTTAAATCCAGTATGGGCTTTTGGATCGCCATTGCAAGCATTATTAGCTGTAGGAAGTATTCAGCATATTATAGTAGGTTGCGTAATTGCTAGTATATACATTGTTTTGAAAAGTAAAAAGGAGCAATTTTCTCTTCGGATTTTACTTGATACATTACCTTTTGGATTGTGTGTGGGTATTATCTTTTATTTTCTATTCCATCAAGAAGTAGGTATACAAACGACACTCCCATGGGGGATGAAAATATATGAATCAAAATTTTTGTATCATCCTATTTTCATGTATGAGATTATACTCGCACTGGGTATAATTGGTTCGTTATGGATTAAAAGTGAAAGATTAGGAAGTGGAAAGAATATAAGCTTCTTTTTAATTTTCGAGGGAATTGTTCATATCATTATTTCACTTATTAATGAACAAAATTCAGTTCTATTTGGTCTTTCAATACAGCAAATACTCAGTTTTTTTGTTATTAGTTTAGGGATTTTGTTAGTACCAAAAAAATAAAAATAGCCATGTACGGAGAGCATCCTCCATGCATGGCTATTTTTGTATCATCACATGAATTAAAAAATCGGCGGAGTAACAGAAAATAAAACAATCGCATTTTTCTCGAATTGATTTACCCATTTATGTTTTAAATAAGCTGGTATTTTTACGCTATCACCAGTTTCTAATGTGTACTCTTCTTCATTTAAGTGCAAT
Encoded here:
- the ccdA gene encoding cytochrome c biogenesis CcdA family protein: MNAADLTIWLVVGAGVLSFISPCSLPLYPSYLSYITGVSIQDLKENRGIMQKSAIIHTVFFMIGFSVIFYALGLSVSWIGITFSSNQRLIQQIGGIFIILMGLFMTGLIQPKWLMAEKKVQYRSKSTGYIRSVLVGMTYAAGWTPCVGPIFSAVLMLGATNPESALLYITAYTLGFAVPFFVMAFFIGKVKWIVTYANVMMKIGGGMMILTGVLLYTNQMTKITAFFIRIFGGFTGF
- a CDS encoding prolipoprotein diacylglyceryl transferase family protein, whose product is MMEWMVRLQPVSLIIGSLFGFILMKLKMKYQNVPYEKMMDAVTNGFLIVVFVWKFAPAILNPVWAFGSPLQALLAVGSIQHIIVGCVIASIYIVLKSKKEQFSLRILLDTLPFGLCVGIIFYFLFHQEVGIQTTLPWGMKIYESKFLYHPIFMYEIILALGIIGSLWIKSERLGSGKNISFFLIFEGIVHIIISLINEQNSVLFGLSIQQILSFFVISLGILLVPKK
- a CDS encoding TlpA disulfide reductase family protein produces the protein MKKLIAIILAGALIWAGVNFYNTKKEEKERKAKQAELQEKEVLPQVGFKAPNITLKGLDGKLYSLNDAKGKPYIINFWASWCGPCEMEAPDLVRLYDTYKKDVEIFAVNATIGDPVQEASAFADRHGFKFPVLLDMDGVAGIDYKVFSLPTTFFVNKDGIIVDQARGVLPPDQLEEKFKKIIEN